One genomic region from Jilunia laotingensis encodes:
- a CDS encoding MFS transporter — protein sequence MNHTKNAPLTKLIPVMLCFFAMGFVDLVGIASNYVKADLNLTDAQANIFPSLVFFWFLIFSVPTGMLMNRIGRKKTVLLSLVITFASLLLPIFGDSYMLMLVSFSLLGIGNALMQTSLNPLLSNIVNGDKLASSLTFGQFIKAIASFLAPYIAMWGATQVLPSFGLGWRVLFPIYMIISVVAILLLNATRITEEPEEGKPSTFGECLALLGKPFILLSFIGIMCHVGIDVGTNTTAPKILIERLGMTLAEAGFATSLYFIFRTAGCFLGSFILRKMSSKIFFAISVLCMLLAMVGLFIFNDLMMIYVCIALIGFGNSNVFSIIFSQALLAMPQKKNEVSGLLIMGLFGGTIFPLAMGVASDAIGQSGAVAVMTVGVIYLLFYTLRIKK from the coding sequence ATGAACCACACTAAAAACGCTCCATTAACAAAACTCATCCCGGTGATGCTTTGCTTCTTTGCCATGGGATTTGTCGATTTAGTAGGCATTGCCTCCAACTATGTGAAAGCCGATCTGAACCTTACGGATGCTCAGGCTAACATCTTCCCTTCACTTGTATTCTTTTGGTTCCTCATCTTCTCCGTCCCTACGGGTATGCTGATGAACCGTATCGGGCGTAAAAAGACGGTGCTTCTCAGTCTGGTCATCACTTTTGCATCCTTGTTGTTGCCGATTTTTGGTGATAGTTATATGCTGATGCTTGTTTCGTTCTCATTGCTCGGGATTGGAAATGCTTTGATGCAAACATCACTCAATCCGTTGCTTTCCAATATCGTCAATGGTGACAAGCTTGCCAGTAGTCTTACTTTCGGTCAGTTTATAAAAGCCATTGCTTCTTTCCTTGCACCGTATATTGCCATGTGGGGAGCGACGCAGGTTCTTCCGTCATTCGGGCTTGGTTGGCGCGTACTTTTCCCTATCTATATGATTATTTCGGTTGTTGCTATTTTGTTGCTGAATGCCACCCGGATTACCGAAGAACCGGAAGAAGGAAAACCATCTACATTCGGAGAATGCCTTGCGTTGCTCGGCAAACCTTTTATCCTGCTTTCGTTTATCGGTATTATGTGCCATGTCGGTATTGATGTCGGCACAAATACTACTGCACCGAAGATTCTTATCGAGCGTCTTGGCATGACACTTGCCGAGGCAGGATTTGCCACGAGCCTTTATTTCATCTTTCGTACTGCCGGCTGCTTTCTCGGTTCGTTTATCTTACGGAAAATGTCTTCCAAAATCTTCTTTGCTATTAGTGTCTTGTGCATGTTGTTGGCTATGGTTGGATTGTTCATATTCAATGACTTGATGATGATTTATGTATGTATTGCTTTGATCGGTTTTGGAAATTCCAATGTGTTTTCCATTATCTTCTCGCAGGCATTGCTTGCTATGCCGCAGAAGAAGAATGAAGTTTCCGGTCTGTTGATTATGGGGCTTTTCGGAGGCACCATCTTTCCGTTGGCAATGGGCGTAGCCAGTGATGCTATCGGGCAGAGCGGTGCTGTAGCCGTGATGACGGTCGGAGTCATATACCTTCTTTTCTATACGCTCCGTATTAAGAAATAA
- a CDS encoding carbohydrate kinase family protein has protein sequence MNNIIVGMGEALWDVLPEGKKIGGAPANFAYHVSQFGFDSRVVSAVGNDKLGDEILQVFDGKQLKYQLPKVNYPTGTVQVALDNQGVPCYDIKENVAWDNIPFTDELKRLALSTRAVCFGSLAQRNEVSRTTINRFLDTMPDMEGQLKIFDINLRQGFYTKEIIRESCRRCNVLKINDEELVVISRLFGYPGIDLQDKCWILLAKYNLKMLILTCGTNGSYVFTPGVISYQETPKVPVADTVGAGDSFTATFTASLLKGKSIPEAHKLAVEVSAYVCTQSGAMPVLPETLKERL, from the coding sequence ATGAATAACATAATCGTAGGAATGGGGGAGGCACTTTGGGATGTGCTTCCCGAAGGAAAGAAAATAGGGGGTGCCCCGGCGAACTTCGCCTATCATGTATCGCAGTTCGGTTTTGACAGTCGTGTGGTCAGTGCCGTTGGTAATGATAAGTTGGGGGATGAAATCCTGCAGGTATTCGATGGAAAGCAGTTGAAATATCAATTGCCGAAAGTAAACTATCCCACTGGAACTGTCCAAGTCGCCTTGGATAATCAAGGAGTACCTTGTTATGATATAAAAGAAAATGTTGCTTGGGATAATATTCCTTTTACGGACGAACTCAAGCGTTTGGCACTCAGTACCCGTGCCGTTTGCTTCGGATCGTTGGCCCAACGCAATGAAGTGAGCCGGACTACCATCAATCGTTTTCTGGATACGATGCCCGACATGGAAGGACAGCTGAAGATATTCGATATCAATCTTCGTCAGGGATTTTATACCAAAGAGATCATTCGTGAGTCCTGCCGTCGTTGTAATGTTCTGAAGATAAATGATGAAGAATTGGTTGTTATCAGCCGTCTTTTCGGATATCCCGGCATTGATTTGCAGGATAAATGTTGGATTCTCCTTGCCAAGTACAACCTGAAAATGTTGATATTGACTTGCGGCACGAATGGCAGCTATGTGTTTACTCCGGGTGTGATTTCCTATCAGGAAACACCGAAAGTGCCTGTAGCCGATACGGTGGGGGCCGGTGACTCCTTTACAGCTACCTTTACCGCTTCGCTTTTGAAGGGAAAGAGTATTCCTGAAGCCCATAAGCTGGCAGTTGAAGTGTCGGCATATGTTTGTACGCAGAGCGGTGCTATGCCTGTGTTGCCGGAGACATTGAAGGAGAGGTTATAA
- a CDS encoding GH32 C-terminal domain-containing protein — protein sequence MIHFKNSWQNLGRTLSLYIVGVTTIVFSCQAVNPPFVIKHLGDGQSIVQIDEQKKYLLLPVEEVSPEAKLYMIADNDVVRNMNVRLAINKVDYFVPVDLTGFDKKHLSFNFQLIPDSAICWNEMKLSDTFDVSNREMFRPVYHFTPAYGWMNDPNGMVYKDGIYHLFYQYNPYGSMWGNMHWGHATSRDLVSWEHQPVAIAPDALGTIFSGSCVVDKDNTAGFGAGAIVAFYTSASDRQVQSMAYSLDNGKTFRKYARNPILTSTQRDFRDPKVLWHEASGRWIMILAVGQEMQIYSSPNLKDWTMESKFGEGQGAHGGVWECPDLIELPIEGTELKKWVLICNLNPGGPFGGSATQYFVGTFDGKKFVNESPALTKWMDWGKDHYATVTWSNAPEGRHIALAWMSNWQYANNVPTQQYRSGNSVPRDLSLYTSKGETYVKCTPSRELLKLRDKGTKKRSFKVDRSYNLDRLLSDNTGTYEIEMTFKNKNAEIIGFQLFNSKGEEVEIYYNLVDKQFAMDRTKSGDVSFSKDFPAVTLAPIEGKDEMKLRLLIDKSSIEAFGDDGRFSMTNLVFPSEPYNRISFYAKGGSYNITSFTVYNLKTN from the coding sequence ATGATTCATTTTAAAAACTCTTGGCAGAACCTTGGAAGAACACTTTCCTTATATATAGTAGGAGTAACGACTATCGTATTTTCCTGCCAGGCTGTAAACCCTCCTTTCGTGATAAAACATTTAGGCGATGGACAGAGCATTGTCCAGATTGACGAGCAGAAAAAGTATCTGCTGTTGCCGGTAGAAGAAGTTTCTCCCGAAGCAAAATTGTATATGATTGCTGATAACGATGTGGTACGGAATATGAATGTCCGTCTGGCTATTAATAAGGTGGACTACTTTGTTCCGGTCGACTTGACCGGATTCGATAAAAAGCACCTCTCTTTCAATTTTCAATTGATACCCGATTCGGCCATATGTTGGAACGAGATGAAGCTTTCCGATACGTTCGATGTCTCCAACCGGGAGATGTTTCGTCCGGTTTATCATTTCACCCCGGCCTACGGATGGATGAATGATCCTAACGGTATGGTCTACAAAGACGGAATTTATCACCTGTTTTATCAGTATAATCCTTATGGCTCCATGTGGGGCAATATGCATTGGGGACATGCGACGAGTCGTGACCTTGTGTCGTGGGAACATCAACCGGTTGCCATTGCGCCGGATGCATTGGGAACCATTTTCAGTGGCTCGTGCGTGGTGGACAAAGATAATACGGCAGGTTTCGGTGCAGGAGCTATTGTGGCTTTCTATACATCAGCGAGCGACCGTCAAGTGCAGAGCATGGCGTATAGCTTGGATAATGGAAAGACTTTCAGGAAATATGCCCGCAACCCGATATTGACTTCCACTCAACGTGACTTCCGTGATCCGAAAGTGTTGTGGCATGAAGCTTCGGGAAGATGGATTATGATCTTGGCGGTAGGGCAGGAGATGCAAATCTATTCTTCTCCCAATCTGAAGGATTGGACAATGGAGAGTAAATTCGGTGAAGGCCAGGGAGCGCATGGTGGTGTGTGGGAATGTCCCGACTTGATCGAACTTCCTATCGAAGGCACGGAACTGAAAAAATGGGTGTTGATTTGTAATCTCAATCCCGGAGGCCCGTTCGGTGGAAGTGCCACTCAGTACTTTGTCGGCACGTTTGACGGAAAGAAATTTGTGAATGAATCGCCAGCCCTTACCAAATGGATGGATTGGGGGAAAGATCATTATGCTACCGTCACCTGGAGCAATGCGCCCGAAGGTCGTCATATTGCGCTTGCATGGATGAGTAACTGGCAGTATGCCAATAATGTTCCGACACAACAGTACCGTAGCGGTAATTCCGTTCCACGTGACCTTTCACTATATACTTCCAAGGGAGAAACCTATGTGAAATGTACCCCTTCCCGTGAGTTGCTGAAGCTACGTGATAAAGGTACAAAAAAACGCTCTTTTAAAGTAGACCGTTCATACAATCTTGACCGGCTTCTTTCTGACAACACAGGTACTTATGAGATAGAGATGACCTTCAAAAACAAGAATGCGGAAATCATCGGTTTCCAGCTTTTCAACTCCAAAGGAGAAGAGGTGGAGATATATTACAATCTGGTTGACAAGCAGTTTGCCATGGATCGTACGAAAAGCGGAGACGTTTCTTTCAGCAAGGATTTTCCGGCAGTTACACTAGCTCCGATAGAGGGCAAGGACGAGATGAAGTTGCGGCTTCTCATTGATAAATCGAGTATCGAGGCCTTTGGTGACGATGGACGTTTCTCCATGACAAACCTTGTTTTCCCTTCGGAACCTTATAATCGCATCAGTTTTTATGCCAAAGGCGGAAGCTACAACATAACATCATTCACTGTATACAATTTAAAAACTAATTAA
- a CDS encoding LamG-like jellyroll fold domain-containing protein encodes MAENKNIIKSVLLFLAGSFIGVFTGFAQLVSHFPMELEGDKIVDSQTGKSFLVNSNLAPEQVDGAEGKALRLDGYSTYVAANIDVAKLSTKSLTFSLWCAMETYPMMNNDEAVNTSTYLAGNMDEGNKSGFAFLLSSQGDYSFDFYVSGWKVTCKANEKLEKYVWNHLMAVVDVNKKEVSIYRNSELVGSASIRLDGEITVGGESFIIGKSFSDIKSGPFLLNTINGLIDDIRIYNTALSVSESGYKTPEHEADLSIPESRFENDILRPVFHGMPGGNWTNEPHGLVFQDGKYHLFFQKNANGPYWGRLHWGHITSENLYDWKEDKIALSPSADYDWKGCWSGCVFNDAVLTGGEPHLFYTAVDNAKATIAEAYPVDGQLTDWMKVNHNPIIPGKPVGLSDDFRDPYIFSANGEFYMIVGTSSDGIGAATLHRYDKATKNWSNDGSLFFKGRNASISGTFWEMPVIVPMNDGKWLFMATPLGSRQGVEVLYWVGTIGNDGTFTPLPAYQNEPREMELSGMGKDGYGLLSPSLYQIEVGKYAAIGIVPDKLSSEANYTLGWAHTFSLPRELTLDENNQLSQKPYGGLSKLRTKTTHSATDFDLNGTRELTPVVGRCLEAQASFKVNSISKVGFRFFKKDDKAVEVYYNPLLNKVVVDARTIDRLKNDEGSFDGLYESILPAKVAVGSEFNLHVYVDHSIMDIFINEKWAFSVRLFPTDPVATGVEVFSDGGNTTFSSLNAWILDPKNKGDVGIMDVDTVDIELKVIGSVLKYGNLPVDAVLSFYDFSGRMLARNRVTDSNGTIQLPFSGSCIVHVIGSGVNYSEKITVNN; translated from the coding sequence ATGGCAGAAAATAAAAATATAATTAAGAGTGTCTTGCTATTTCTGGCAGGAAGCTTCATCGGGGTATTTACCGGATTTGCACAGTTGGTAAGTCATTTTCCTATGGAACTTGAAGGCGATAAAATTGTGGATAGTCAGACGGGGAAATCGTTTTTAGTGAATAGCAATCTTGCACCGGAACAGGTTGACGGGGCAGAAGGAAAAGCGTTGCGTCTAGATGGTTATTCTACTTATGTGGCAGCAAATATTGATGTGGCAAAACTCAGTACGAAAAGCCTCACGTTTTCTTTATGGTGTGCCATGGAAACCTATCCGATGATGAACAATGACGAGGCTGTCAATACTTCGACCTATCTTGCCGGAAATATGGATGAAGGCAATAAAAGTGGATTTGCCTTTTTGCTAAGTTCTCAGGGAGATTATTCTTTTGACTTTTATGTCAGTGGTTGGAAAGTGACATGTAAGGCAAATGAAAAATTGGAGAAATATGTATGGAATCATCTGATGGCAGTGGTGGATGTAAACAAGAAAGAAGTAAGTATTTACCGTAATTCAGAGCTGGTCGGTTCGGCATCCATACGTCTGGATGGGGAAATAACGGTCGGTGGAGAAAGTTTTATAATTGGAAAATCCTTTAGTGACATAAAATCAGGACCGTTCTTGCTTAACACGATTAACGGATTGATAGATGATATACGGATTTATAATACAGCGTTGTCAGTTAGCGAATCGGGGTATAAAACTCCGGAACATGAAGCCGATCTGTCCATTCCGGAATCCCGTTTTGAAAATGATATACTTCGCCCTGTTTTTCATGGTATGCCGGGTGGCAACTGGACAAATGAACCTCATGGATTGGTGTTTCAGGATGGAAAATACCATTTGTTTTTCCAGAAAAATGCGAATGGCCCCTACTGGGGCAGACTTCATTGGGGGCATATTACCAGCGAGAATCTTTATGATTGGAAAGAGGATAAAATAGCTCTGTCTCCATCTGCCGACTACGACTGGAAGGGATGTTGGTCGGGTTGTGTGTTCAATGATGCCGTATTGACGGGTGGCGAACCACATCTGTTTTATACAGCGGTTGATAATGCTAAAGCAACCATAGCCGAAGCTTATCCGGTAGACGGACAACTGACGGACTGGATGAAAGTTAATCATAATCCTATTATTCCCGGAAAACCAGTGGGATTAAGTGATGATTTTCGTGATCCTTATATATTTTCTGCCAATGGTGAGTTTTATATGATCGTAGGTACCAGTAGTGATGGAATTGGTGCGGCTACATTGCATCGTTACGATAAGGCAACAAAGAACTGGAGTAATGACGGCAGTCTTTTTTTCAAAGGACGAAATGCCTCTATTTCGGGTACTTTCTGGGAAATGCCCGTAATTGTGCCCATGAACGATGGAAAATGGTTGTTTATGGCTACTCCTCTCGGAAGTCGTCAGGGGGTGGAAGTGCTGTATTGGGTGGGTACTATTGGAAATGACGGAACATTTACCCCTCTTCCTGCTTATCAGAATGAACCCCGTGAAATGGAACTCAGTGGGATGGGAAAGGATGGATACGGATTGCTTTCTCCATCTTTATATCAGATAGAGGTCGGTAAGTATGCAGCTATCGGGATTGTTCCGGATAAGCTGAGTTCCGAAGCAAATTATACGTTGGGTTGGGCACATACTTTTAGTTTGCCACGTGAACTGACGTTGGACGAAAATAATCAGTTATCACAGAAACCTTATGGCGGGCTTTCTAAATTGAGAACCAAAACGACTCATTCTGCCACTGATTTTGATTTGAACGGAACGCGGGAACTTACTCCTGTGGTGGGTAGATGTCTTGAAGCGCAAGCCTCTTTCAAAGTTAATTCGATTAGTAAGGTTGGCTTTCGTTTCTTTAAAAAGGATGATAAAGCAGTGGAAGTTTATTATAACCCTTTATTAAATAAGGTGGTTGTCGATGCACGTACAATAGATCGTCTAAAGAATGATGAAGGTTCTTTCGACGGACTGTATGAATCGATTCTTCCGGCAAAAGTAGCTGTTGGAAGTGAATTCAATCTTCATGTTTATGTCGACCACTCTATTATGGACATATTTATTAATGAAAAGTGGGCATTTTCAGTACGCTTGTTTCCTACCGATCCGGTGGCAACAGGAGTTGAAGTCTTTAGTGATGGCGGGAATACGACATTCAGTAGTTTGAATGCTTGGATACTTGATCCTAAAAACAAAGGGGATGTCGGCATAATGGATGTAGATACGGTGGATATTGAACTGAAAGTTATCGGATCTGTCCTGAAATATGGAAATCTACCAGTGGATGCAGTACTTTCATTTTATGACTTTTCCGGGCGAATGCTTGCCCGGAATCGCGTGACGGATTCAAACGGAACTATACAACTTCCCTTCTCAGGAAGCTGTATAGTTCACGTAATTGGCTCCGGAGTCAATTACAGCGAGAAAATTACAGTAAATAACTAA
- a CDS encoding GNAT family N-acetyltransferase, which translates to MLTYVIGENSSLREDLYNRFIFNIASDNLHYEDIVDIAKQTLNDVSRWVTQDEIITPTSKLARGSALFIAAMESTTEKVVCVTRVTIRTNSMLIDDIAANQKGAGKATIEYVISIAKDKGFKKIFITAASGNPALIDYYRSIGFTGTGTEMEYKISD; encoded by the coding sequence ATGCTAACATATGTAATTGGTGAAAATTCCTCACTGAGAGAAGATTTGTATAATAGATTTATTTTTAATATCGCTTCAGATAACTTACACTATGAAGATATTGTCGATATAGCAAAACAGACACTTAATGATGTTTCTCGTTGGGTAACTCAGGATGAAATTATCACGCCCACCTCTAAACTTGCGCGTGGAAGTGCCCTCTTTATAGCAGCAATGGAGAGTACAACAGAAAAAGTTGTATGCGTCACAAGAGTGACCATTCGGACGAACAGTATGCTTATAGATGATATTGCCGCCAATCAAAAGGGGGCAGGCAAGGCTACGATTGAGTACGTCATTAGTATTGCAAAAGACAAAGGTTTTAAGAAGATTTTCATCACCGCGGCCTCAGGAAACCCAGCATTGATAGATTATTATAGAAGTATCGGGTTTACAGGAACTGGCACAGAAATGGAATATAAAATAAGTGATTAA
- a CDS encoding hybrid sensor histidine kinase/response regulator transcription factor, whose translation MAGCKNDAPRYVIGVSQCSDDSWRHKMNGEIEREAMFYDGVAVEIRSAHDDNAKQREDIRYFIDKKVDLLIVTPNEAAPITPVVEEAFDEGIPVIVVDRKILSDKYTAFMGADNYEIGREVGKYLAAKLGGKGNVVELTGLSGSTPAMERHQGFMSAISAYPDIHLLAKADAAWERDPGRVIMDSLLRIYPRIDAVYSHNDRIAPGAFEAADQLGRADDIVFVGIDALPGKGNGVELVLDSVLDATFIYPTNGDKVVQLAMDILNMQPFPRETIMETAIVDPVNAPVMKLQTAHIADLDNKIETLNGRIGGYLSRYATQQVVLYGSLLVLLLVAGLLLVVYKSLRSKNRLNIELSKQKAQLEEQRDQLSEQRDQLIQLSHQLEEATHAKLVFFTNISHDFRTPLTLVADPVEQLLADKCLSGDQHRLLLLVQRNVNILLRLVNQILDFRKYENGKMEYSPVSVDLLQCFENWNEAFQAAILKKHIHFSFESEPHTDYHTSADIEKLERIYYNLLSNAFKFTPENGKVAVSLSPFEKEGQAFFRFTVANTGSLISAEHIRSIFDRFYKIDMHHSGSGIGLALVKAFVEIHGGTIRVESDERQGTVFTVELPANKGQSDIVPPSSEVSIPSNLPADLTEEEGEMEQGYDSNRMSVLIIDDNADIRSYIHGLLSAEYAVIEAADGAEGIRKAMKFVPDLIISDVMMPGIDGIECCRRLKSELQTCHIPVILLTACSLDEQRIQGYDGGADSYISKPFNSQLLMARIRNLIDSHQRLKQFFGDRQTLAKEDICELDKDFVEKFKMLVEERMGDSGLNVEDLGREMGLSRVQLYRKLKSLTNYAPNELLRMARLKRGASLLASSGMTVAEIAYEVGFTSPSYFTKCYKEQFGESPTDFLKRKGK comes from the coding sequence ATGGCGGGATGCAAGAATGATGCACCGCGCTATGTCATCGGTGTGTCTCAGTGTAGCGATGACAGTTGGCGGCACAAGATGAATGGGGAGATAGAACGGGAAGCGATGTTTTACGATGGGGTAGCCGTGGAGATACGTTCTGCTCACGATGATAATGCAAAACAACGAGAGGACATCCGTTATTTCATCGATAAGAAGGTCGATTTGCTGATTGTAACGCCTAATGAGGCTGCTCCTATTACTCCGGTGGTGGAGGAGGCTTTTGATGAGGGGATACCTGTGATTGTCGTAGACCGGAAAATCCTTTCGGATAAGTATACCGCCTTTATGGGGGCGGATAATTATGAAATAGGCAGGGAAGTAGGTAAATACTTGGCGGCAAAGTTGGGAGGAAAAGGAAATGTCGTAGAACTAACAGGGCTGAGTGGCTCTACGCCTGCTATGGAACGGCACCAGGGATTCATGAGTGCCATCAGTGCTTATCCTGATATTCATCTGTTGGCCAAAGCCGATGCGGCATGGGAACGTGATCCGGGACGTGTCATTATGGATTCGCTTTTACGGATTTATCCTCGGATAGATGCTGTCTACTCGCATAACGACCGGATTGCACCCGGAGCATTTGAAGCGGCCGATCAGTTGGGACGGGCGGATGATATCGTATTTGTCGGGATCGATGCATTGCCGGGCAAAGGCAATGGAGTGGAATTGGTGTTGGACAGTGTGTTGGATGCCACTTTCATTTATCCTACCAACGGGGATAAGGTAGTGCAACTGGCTATGGATATTCTTAACATGCAACCCTTTCCGCGTGAGACGATTATGGAAACTGCGATTGTAGACCCGGTCAATGCTCCCGTGATGAAACTGCAAACAGCTCATATTGCTGACTTGGACAATAAGATAGAGACTTTGAACGGACGTATCGGTGGCTATCTGTCCCGGTATGCCACCCAGCAAGTCGTTCTTTACGGCAGCTTGCTCGTTCTATTGCTGGTAGCCGGATTGCTATTGGTGGTTTATAAGTCCCTCCGTTCAAAAAACAGGTTGAATATAGAGCTGTCGAAACAAAAGGCGCAGTTGGAAGAGCAGCGTGACCAGCTTTCCGAACAACGGGATCAACTCATACAACTGTCGCATCAGTTGGAAGAGGCTACCCATGCCAAACTGGTGTTTTTTACGAACATATCCCATGACTTTCGCACTCCGCTGACATTGGTAGCCGATCCGGTGGAGCAATTGCTTGCGGACAAATGTCTTTCCGGTGATCAGCATCGTTTGTTGCTGCTTGTCCAGCGCAACGTGAATATCCTGTTACGTCTTGTCAACCAGATTCTTGATTTCCGTAAGTATGAAAATGGGAAAATGGAGTATTCGCCTGTATCTGTAGACTTGCTGCAATGTTTTGAGAACTGGAATGAAGCTTTTCAAGCGGCCATACTTAAAAAGCACATCCATTTCTCATTTGAAAGCGAACCCCATACGGATTACCATACTTCAGCGGACATCGAAAAGTTGGAACGTATTTACTATAATCTCCTTTCCAATGCTTTTAAATTTACTCCGGAGAACGGAAAGGTGGCAGTGAGTCTTTCTCCTTTTGAAAAAGAGGGACAAGCGTTTTTCCGTTTTACGGTAGCCAATACCGGTAGTCTGATTTCTGCGGAACATATACGTAGTATTTTCGATCGTTTCTATAAGATAGACATGCATCACTCCGGATCGGGAATCGGTTTGGCGTTGGTGAAGGCATTTGTTGAAATTCATGGGGGCACGATTCGCGTAGAAAGCGATGAACGGCAAGGAACAGTGTTTACGGTAGAACTTCCGGCAAATAAAGGGCAGTCCGATATCGTTCCTCCTTCTTCGGAAGTGTCCATCCCCTCGAACTTACCGGCCGACTTGACGGAGGAGGAAGGAGAGATGGAGCAAGGGTATGATTCTAATCGGATGTCGGTGCTGATCATTGACGATAATGCGGATATACGTTCTTATATCCACGGCCTTTTAAGTGCAGAGTACGCTGTGATTGAAGCCGCTGATGGGGCGGAAGGTATTCGCAAGGCAATGAAGTTCGTGCCCGATCTTATCATTTCGGATGTCATGATGCCGGGGATAGACGGTATCGAGTGTTGCCGCCGCTTAAAGAGTGAGTTGCAGACTTGCCACATTCCCGTGATATTGCTGACGGCTTGCTCACTCGATGAACAACGTATTCAGGGGTATGACGGAGGTGCGGATTCATATATTTCCAAACCTTTCAATTCGCAGCTTCTGATGGCACGTATCCGGAATCTTATCGATTCGCATCAGCGCCTGAAACAGTTCTTTGGCGACAGGCAAACCTTGGCAAAAGAGGACATTTGTGAATTGGATAAAGATTTTGTCGAAAAGTTCAAGATGCTTGTTGAAGAGAGGATGGGCGATTCCGGTTTGAATGTGGAAGACTTGGGGAGAGAGATGGGATTGAGCCGTGTGCAGCTTTATCGGAAACTGAAATCGCTGACTAATTATGCCCCCAATGAATTACTACGCATGGCTCGCCTGAAAAGGGGAGCTTCGCTGTTGGCTTCTTCCGGTATGACAGTAGCGGAAATTGCATATGAGGTCGGGTTCACTTCTCCTTCTTATTTCACGAAGTGCTATAAAGAGCAGTTCGGAGAAAGTCCGACCGACTTTCTGAAACGAAAAGGAAAATAA